A genomic segment from Nitratiruptor sp. YY08-10 encodes:
- the lpxB gene encoding lipid-A-disaccharide synthase: MKLLVSVLERSANIHLASLLPHLDDVEIQGIFDKELGNPVMDLQSLAVMGFVDAVKKISLFQNLQKDLVTMAADADKVLLMDSSGFNIPLAKKIKKAYPNKPIIYYILPQVWAWRPKRAEVLEKYIDQLCAIWPFESKFYSCDAPIRFAGHPLLDQIKEFKKEPIQSDIIAFLPGSRRSEIKRLMPVFQEVRKRLSNKEALLVVPKHFAKENLHELYGDTRSFTIVHNTHKALYKAEFAFICSGTATLESTLIGTPFILSYIANSIDFAIAKLFVHLRYAGIANILAESITIDPIHPEYLQNEVTPQNLLKAYNEYNTIRFYEKSSQIRSLLKYGSAKNVAEIIQKV, from the coding sequence ATGAAACTACTTGTCAGTGTTTTAGAGCGTTCCGCAAATATCCATTTGGCCTCGCTTCTTCCTCATCTCGACGATGTAGAGATCCAAGGGATTTTCGATAAAGAGCTTGGAAATCCAGTAATGGATTTGCAATCTTTGGCTGTTATGGGTTTTGTGGATGCTGTCAAAAAAATTTCTCTTTTTCAAAACTTGCAAAAAGACCTGGTCACAATGGCAGCAGATGCCGACAAAGTCCTGCTTATGGATTCATCAGGATTCAATATTCCTCTTGCAAAAAAAATCAAAAAAGCCTATCCAAATAAACCGATCATCTACTACATACTTCCTCAAGTTTGGGCATGGAGGCCAAAAAGAGCAGAGGTGCTTGAAAAATATATCGATCAACTGTGTGCCATATGGCCATTTGAGTCAAAATTTTACTCCTGCGATGCACCTATTCGCTTTGCCGGGCATCCTCTCCTTGATCAAATCAAAGAGTTCAAAAAAGAGCCTATCCAAAGCGATATCATTGCATTTTTACCCGGTAGCAGACGCAGTGAAATCAAAAGATTGATGCCTGTATTTCAAGAGGTTCGAAAAAGGCTGAGTAACAAAGAGGCTCTTTTAGTGGTACCGAAACATTTTGCCAAAGAAAATTTGCATGAGTTGTATGGTGATACAAGAAGCTTTACAATCGTCCATAATACGCACAAAGCGTTATACAAAGCAGAATTTGCTTTCATATGCAGCGGCACAGCGACACTCGAAAGCACTCTTATCGGCACACCCTTTATCCTCTCCTATATCGCCAACAGTATTGACTTTGCCATTGCAAAGCTTTTTGTTCATTTGCGATATGCCGGTATAGCCAATATTCTTGCCGAATCTATCACAATAGATCCCATTCATCCAGAATATTTACAAAATGAGGTGACCCCTCAAAACCTTCTCAAAGCCTATAATGAGTATAATACGATACGTTTTTATGAAAAATCTTCACAAATCCGCTCACTGTTAAAATATGGCAGCGCCAAAAATGTAGCGGAAATTATCCAAAAGGTATAA
- a CDS encoding biotin/lipoyl-containing protein produces MAKKKYIDVMDTTFRDGFQSVFGGRVLMKDFLPALDAAKEVGITHFEFGGGARFQSLFFYLRENAFDMMDAFREKVGPEANLQILARGINTVMLDTGSRELIDLFAKMFAKHGTTTVRNFDALNDVDNLEYSAKCIKKYGMKHEAVITIMDLPPGCTGAHTPEFYEKKLREILDRGIEFDSLAFKDASGTSSPEKVYQTIKMARKLLGKDVHIRLHTHETAGVSVACYLAALEAGVDGIDLAAAPVSGGTSQPDIITMLHAVKGKPYDLGGLDMEKVLDYEEVLKECLADYFIPPEATQVSPLIPFSPMPGGALTANTQMMRDNKILHKYPEVIKAMREVVEKGGFGTSVTPVSQFYWQQAFNNVMFGPWKKIAPGYGRMVLGYFGKTPVEPDQEVVKLASEQLGLEPTKENPLDIADRDETKSIAYWKKKLEDEKIETTEENIFIAAACGEKGIAFLKGESPLMVRKISEMEEEKVGKTSGIYTVIVDGEKFVVEVAEGNVEVKPEAEAKKEVEIVEEQASKGEAAGGMVEIKSAVPGNVWKILVNPGDKVKAGDKIMILESMKMEIDIPAPQDGVIAHIAVKVNDSVEEGQVLATME; encoded by the coding sequence ATGGCAAAAAAGAAGTATATTGATGTGATGGATACCACCTTCAGAGACGGGTTTCAATCCGTTTTTGGTGGACGAGTTTTGATGAAAGATTTTTTGCCGGCACTTGATGCGGCAAAAGAGGTTGGCATTACCCATTTCGAGTTTGGTGGAGGAGCGAGATTTCAAAGCCTCTTTTTCTATTTACGAGAAAATGCATTTGATATGATGGATGCTTTTAGGGAAAAGGTCGGACCTGAAGCAAATCTCCAGATTTTGGCTCGCGGGATCAACACAGTGATGCTTGATACGGGAAGCCGAGAGTTGATTGATCTCTTTGCGAAAATGTTTGCTAAGCATGGAACGACGACAGTACGAAATTTCGATGCACTCAATGATGTGGACAATCTTGAATACTCCGCAAAATGCATCAAAAAATATGGCATGAAGCATGAAGCGGTTATTACTATCATGGATCTTCCTCCTGGCTGCACCGGTGCACATACTCCAGAGTTTTATGAAAAAAAGTTACGAGAAATTTTAGATAGAGGTATCGAGTTTGACAGTCTCGCTTTCAAAGACGCAAGCGGTACCAGCAGTCCGGAGAAAGTGTATCAGACTATCAAAATGGCTCGAAAACTTTTGGGAAAAGATGTACATATCCGTCTTCATACCCACGAGACTGCCGGTGTAAGCGTGGCATGTTATCTAGCGGCTCTTGAAGCGGGAGTTGATGGTATAGATTTGGCAGCTGCTCCTGTAAGTGGCGGAACGAGCCAACCAGATATCATCACGATGCTTCATGCTGTCAAAGGCAAACCGTATGACCTAGGTGGACTCGATATGGAAAAAGTATTAGATTATGAAGAGGTACTCAAAGAGTGCTTGGCAGACTATTTTATCCCACCAGAAGCAACGCAAGTGAGTCCACTTATTCCATTCTCTCCAATGCCTGGCGGTGCATTGACAGCCAATACCCAGATGATGCGAGACAATAAAATATTGCATAAATATCCGGAAGTTATCAAGGCGATGCGAGAAGTAGTAGAAAAGGGTGGTTTTGGAACGAGTGTGACTCCTGTGAGCCAATTTTACTGGCAGCAAGCATTCAATAATGTGATGTTTGGTCCTTGGAAGAAAATAGCTCCGGGATATGGCCGAATGGTGCTTGGATATTTTGGAAAAACGCCAGTTGAACCAGACCAGGAGGTTGTAAAACTAGCAAGCGAGCAGCTTGGACTTGAACCAACAAAAGAGAATCCACTCGATATTGCGGATAGAGACGAAACGAAATCGATCGCATACTGGAAGAAAAAACTGGAAGATGAAAAAATCGAAACGACAGAAGAGAATATCTTTATAGCGGCTGCTTGTGGCGAGAAGGGGATCGCATTCTTAAAAGGCGAAAGTCCATTAATGGTGAGAAAAATAAGCGAAATGGAGGAAGAAAAAGTGGGTAAAACGAGCGGAATCTATACAGTGATCGTTGATGGTGAGAAATTTGTCGTTGAAGTTGCCGAAGGAAACGTTGAGGTAAAACCGGAAGCGGAAGCGAAAAAAGAGGTTGAGATCGTTGAAGAACAGGCGAGTAAAGGAGAAGCAGCAGGGGGCATGGTCGAGATAAAATCGGCTGTTCCTGGAAATGTCTGGAAAATTCTTGTCAATCCAGGTGATAAAGTAAAAGCTGGAGATAAGATTATGATTTTGGAATCGATGAAGATGGAGATCGATATCCCAGCTCCTCAAGATGGTGTCATAGCGCATATCGCTGTTAAAGTGAACGATAGTGTTGAAGAGGGCCAAGTTCTGGCAACGATGGAGTAG
- a CDS encoding UDP-2,3-diacylglucosamine diphosphatase → MFLKEGAVFIADAHYHRGIREEFIQFVQQIDTPQLFLMGDIFDLLVGGIKATLEENRDVIALLNAVSKKIECIYLEGNHDFHLNEVFPFMKVIPLSLQPLYLQSPKGCIALSHGDTFIAGTYAYYAKIIRNPIVITILNAINVGNWLSNKIQTYNRAKKLCKKIEDFETIACKRVLLYQCDTVIEGHYHQNLDIECDKKRYINLPSFACSKEFMQYKNGAFITLKM, encoded by the coding sequence ATGTTCCTTAAAGAAGGTGCTGTTTTCATCGCAGATGCCCATTACCATCGTGGGATTCGTGAAGAGTTTATTCAATTTGTCCAACAAATCGATACCCCCCAACTCTTTTTGATGGGGGATATCTTCGATCTGTTGGTAGGTGGAATAAAAGCTACATTGGAGGAAAACCGAGATGTTATTGCTTTGTTGAATGCTGTTTCAAAAAAGATTGAATGCATCTACCTTGAAGGGAACCACGATTTTCACTTGAACGAAGTTTTCCCTTTCATGAAAGTTATACCTCTTTCCTTGCAGCCTTTGTATCTCCAAAGCCCAAAGGGATGCATTGCCCTGTCTCATGGAGATACCTTCATAGCCGGAACGTATGCATACTATGCAAAAATAATTCGCAATCCCATTGTCATCACAATATTAAATGCCATCAATGTCGGCAATTGGCTCTCAAACAAGATTCAAACATATAACAGAGCAAAAAAATTGTGCAAAAAAATAGAAGATTTTGAAACAATCGCTTGCAAAAGAGTGCTTTTATATCAATGCGACACTGTTATAGAAGGGCACTATCATCAAAATCTCGATATAGAGTGCGACAAAAAACGATATATCAATCTGCCCTCTTTTGCCTGTTCCAAAGAGTTTATGCAGTATAAAAACGGTGCGTTCATCACTTTGAAAATGTGA
- a CDS encoding YbhB/YbcL family Raf kinase inhibitor-like protein: MQLLSPAFENGGLIPAKYTCDGADISVPLIFRNVPQEAKSLAIIMDDPDAPMGVFVHWVIYDIPSTIEGLPEGIPNAPELEYGIKQGINDFGKIGYGGPCPPNGAHRYFIKLYALDRVLNVQPGLSKQDLLEIIKPFVIDEAILMGVYER; encoded by the coding sequence ATGCAATTACTGTCGCCAGCTTTTGAAAATGGGGGATTGATTCCTGCTAAGTATACCTGTGACGGAGCCGATATTTCAGTGCCTCTTATTTTTCGCAATGTTCCGCAAGAGGCAAAGAGTCTAGCGATTATCATGGATGATCCAGATGCTCCAATGGGCGTTTTCGTTCACTGGGTAATCTATGACATTCCATCTACCATTGAAGGTTTGCCTGAAGGAATCCCAAATGCACCAGAACTTGAATATGGGATCAAACAGGGTATCAACGACTTTGGCAAAATCGGCTATGGAGGACCATGCCCACCAAACGGGGCTCATAGATACTTTATAAAACTCTATGCCCTCGATCGGGTTCTTAATGTACAACCAGGACTTTCAAAACAGGATCTTTTGGAGATAATAAAGCCTTTTGTGATCGATGAAGCAATATTGATGGGCGTTTATGAGCGCTGA
- a CDS encoding class I SAM-dependent methyltransferase: protein MSSFDERAKEWDKNSRRVQTAQKVAKAIKECVRKKSLDILDFGCGTGLVSYELTDIANSITGVDTAPKMVEMFNAKSPSPSIKAYCKDIDAIEPPFDLIVSSMTFHHIEDIHEIIGKLYAKLKSDGIICIADLVTEDGTFHSDNRGVHHFGFDPKWLEDQLQKQGFTKVCQKIVHTIQKHKAFDVFLLCMQKG, encoded by the coding sequence GTGAGTAGTTTCGACGAGAGGGCAAAAGAGTGGGATAAGAACAGCCGAAGAGTCCAGACTGCACAAAAGGTTGCGAAAGCTATCAAAGAGTGCGTGCGAAAAAAGAGTTTGGATATTCTCGATTTTGGCTGTGGAACCGGGCTGGTCAGTTATGAACTCACAGATATTGCCAATTCCATCACCGGTGTCGACACTGCACCGAAAATGGTGGAGATGTTCAATGCAAAATCCCCATCCCCTTCCATCAAAGCATATTGCAAAGATATCGATGCAATTGAACCCCCATTCGATCTTATTGTCAGTTCTATGACATTTCATCACATCGAGGATATCCACGAAATCATCGGTAAACTCTATGCAAAACTAAAATCTGATGGGATTATATGCATCGCAGATTTGGTCACAGAAGATGGAACATTTCATAGTGATAACAGAGGAGTTCATCATTTTGGCTTCGATCCAAAGTGGCTTGAAGACCAGTTGCAAAAGCAAGGGTTTACGAAAGTTTGTCAAAAGATTGTTCACACAATTCAAAAACATAAAGCGTTTGATGTTTTTCTACTCTGCATGCAAAAAGGATAG
- the argC gene encoding N-acetyl-gamma-glutamyl-phosphate reductase, whose product MIQCAIVGATGYTGLELIKILLNHPHFELTYLSSSEGGERIEELYPALQGVYEKELEKTDIKTIADNCSLAFLALPHKTAMEVAKPLLEAGVRVVDLSADYRLHLENYEAYYTKHTDTEHLKNAVYGLPEIFRDKIEHAQLIANPGCYPTATLLSLIPFLPFIDADAPIFIDAKSGVSGAGKKCSSKTHYITINENIFAYNPIRHRHSVEIKEKLELFGKEIYHINFVPHLLPITRGMLVSSYVTLKKSIDPIEVLRDFYADEPFVRIKEIPVDVKSVAGTHFCDIYAQCHENALFVSSAIDNLLRGASSQAVANANIMMGLPESTGLPTIAYVP is encoded by the coding sequence ATGATTCAGTGTGCAATTGTTGGAGCAACCGGTTATACGGGGCTGGAGCTTATCAAAATATTGTTGAATCATCCCCATTTTGAATTGACATATCTTTCCAGTAGTGAAGGGGGAGAACGGATTGAAGAGCTCTATCCAGCACTGCAAGGAGTATATGAAAAAGAGCTTGAAAAAACAGATATTAAAACAATAGCCGATAACTGCAGCCTTGCTTTTTTGGCACTTCCGCATAAAACAGCAATGGAAGTTGCAAAACCGCTCTTGGAAGCAGGCGTACGCGTGGTCGATCTTTCAGCAGATTATCGGTTGCATTTGGAAAACTATGAAGCCTACTATACAAAACATACCGATACAGAGCATCTTAAAAATGCAGTATACGGTTTACCAGAAATCTTTCGAGACAAAATAGAGCATGCCCAGCTCATAGCAAATCCGGGATGCTACCCAACAGCTACCCTTCTATCACTTATTCCATTTTTGCCTTTTATCGATGCAGATGCTCCAATTTTCATCGATGCGAAAAGCGGTGTGAGCGGGGCAGGGAAGAAATGCTCATCCAAAACCCATTATATTACTATCAATGAGAATATCTTCGCCTACAATCCCATCAGACACCGACACTCTGTTGAAATAAAAGAAAAGCTTGAACTGTTTGGAAAAGAGATCTACCATATCAATTTTGTTCCTCATCTCTTGCCGATAACTAGGGGAATGCTTGTCAGCAGTTATGTGACCTTGAAAAAGTCGATTGATCCGATAGAGGTTCTACGTGATTTTTATGCAGATGAGCCATTTGTTCGAATCAAAGAGATACCGGTCGATGTAAAGAGTGTTGCGGGAACCCATTTTTGCGACATTTACGCCCAGTGTCATGAAAATGCGCTTTTTGTAAGCAGCGCAATAGATAATCTCTTACGTGGCGCCTCTTCCCAGGCAGTCGCCAATGCGAATATCATGATGGGCTTACCTGAATCTACCGGATTACCAACAATTGCCTATGTTCCTTAA
- a CDS encoding sodium ion-translocating decarboxylase subunit beta: protein MKKRLVTFFLALSFFLIPLGALATVNHIASNETHKEVQTENKSFGSLLLNFYKQTGIYAFLSPKDGVKNAKGDEVSKFQQSFGRLIMIAICFVLFYLAIAKGFEPLLLIPIGFGGLLANIPLANIIGDGGFIGELFKAGIANELFPILIFMGVGAMTDFGPLLANPKTALLGAAAQFGIFGTLVGAVALSQLGIFDFSMQDAAAISIIGGADGPTTIFIASKLAPDLLGAMAVAAYSYMALVPVIQPPIMKALTSEEERKIKMTTRRKVSKLEKMLFPLTVLILTLLILPESSPLIGALTFGNFVRESGVVERLSKTLQNELINIVTIFLGLSVGSKLVAEYFLVPETLGILLLGLVAFSIGTAAGVIMGKIMNKMSKEPINPLIGAAGVSAVPMAARVANRVGMESDPTNVLLMHAMGPNVAGVIGSAVAAGVLLSIF from the coding sequence ATGAAAAAAAGACTTGTTACCTTTTTTCTGGCACTCTCGTTTTTTCTTATTCCATTGGGTGCTTTGGCGACAGTGAACCATATCGCATCCAATGAGACGCACAAAGAGGTGCAAACAGAAAACAAAAGTTTTGGCTCTTTACTTCTTAACTTTTATAAACAGACTGGGATCTATGCGTTTTTAAGTCCTAAAGATGGTGTTAAAAATGCTAAAGGTGATGAAGTTAGTAAATTTCAGCAAAGTTTTGGCCGTCTTATAATGATTGCCATCTGTTTTGTTCTTTTTTACTTGGCTATTGCGAAAGGATTTGAGCCACTTTTATTGATTCCTATCGGTTTTGGTGGGCTTTTAGCCAATATTCCTCTTGCTAACATCATAGGTGACGGTGGGTTTATTGGTGAGCTTTTCAAAGCAGGTATCGCCAATGAGCTCTTTCCGATTCTCATCTTCATGGGTGTTGGAGCAATGACCGATTTTGGACCACTCTTGGCAAACCCAAAAACAGCACTTTTGGGTGCGGCTGCACAGTTTGGTATCTTTGGAACACTCGTTGGTGCTGTAGCATTAAGCCAGCTTGGAATATTTGATTTTAGTATGCAGGATGCTGCAGCTATCTCTATCATTGGTGGGGCAGACGGTCCGACAACCATTTTTATAGCAAGTAAACTCGCTCCTGATCTTTTGGGTGCGATGGCTGTAGCGGCATATAGTTACATGGCACTTGTTCCAGTTATTCAGCCACCAATCATGAAAGCTTTAACAAGTGAAGAGGAACGAAAGATCAAAATGACTACAAGACGAAAAGTGAGTAAACTTGAAAAAATGCTCTTTCCTTTGACTGTGTTGATTTTAACGCTTTTGATCTTACCAGAGTCTTCTCCACTTATCGGAGCTCTTACTTTTGGTAACTTTGTACGGGAATCCGGAGTGGTAGAACGACTTTCAAAAACATTACAAAATGAACTTATCAACATCGTAACAATCTTTTTGGGACTTTCTGTAGGAAGTAAGCTTGTTGCAGAATATTTTTTGGTTCCTGAAACACTTGGTATTTTACTTTTGGGTCTTGTAGCTTTCTCTATCGGTACTGCTGCTGGCGTTATCATGGGTAAAATCATGAATAAAATGTCCAAAGAACCGATCAACCCACTTATCGGTGCAGCAGGTGTGAGCGCTGTACCTATGGCAGCACGTGTAGCCAATAGGGTAGGGATGGAGAGTGATCCTACAAATGTTCTTTTGATGCATGCAATGGGACCAAATGTTGCTGGAGTTATCGGTTCTGCTGTGGCAGCAGGGGTACTGCTATCGATCTTCTAA
- a CDS encoding iron-sulfur cluster assembly scaffold protein, translating to MEQTNIPIDPKYLELMLNPTNYGEMEEYDAKGFGKNVQTGEMVVIYLKIDPISTIIKEIKWQTNGCGTTLVSGALFSEEYKGKTLQSGIEFTEDVFEKIKDNPPEDAACGEVVARAFMAAVQDYEARKRGEEKEHIEYVTLSCPIPQGGEIEQSVSKKA from the coding sequence ATGGAGCAAACTAATATCCCAATTGATCCAAAATATCTTGAACTTATGCTCAATCCTACCAATTATGGTGAAATGGAAGAGTATGATGCAAAAGGATTTGGAAAAAATGTCCAGACAGGGGAGATGGTAGTGATCTATCTCAAAATCGATCCCATTAGTACGATTATCAAAGAGATCAAGTGGCAAACCAATGGATGTGGTACGACGCTTGTCAGTGGTGCTTTGTTCAGTGAGGAGTATAAAGGCAAAACATTGCAAAGCGGTATCGAATTTACTGAAGATGTTTTTGAAAAGATCAAAGACAATCCTCCAGAAGATGCTGCGTGTGGCGAAGTGGTTGCAAGAGCGTTTATGGCTGCAGTACAAGATTATGAAGCAAGAAAACGAGGGGAAGAGAAAGAGCACATCGAATATGTGACGCTCAGTTGCCCAATACCCCAAGGAGGAGAAATTGAACAATCTGTTTCGAAAAAAGCATGA
- the greA gene encoding transcription elongation factor GreA: protein MEQKEPMTQYGYEKIQKEFEALKEERPKVVEEIERAKEHGDLRENAEYHAAKERLAFIDARLTELSDLLARAQVIDPSKLPHDKVGFGSTVKLLDIEEEEEIEYTIVGSTESNPEHGLISYNTPLARQLIGKEEGDEITVKLPKGEIDFEVLEVYYKPIKFEE, encoded by the coding sequence ATGGAACAAAAAGAGCCGATGACGCAATATGGATATGAGAAAATTCAAAAAGAGTTTGAAGCGTTGAAAGAGGAGCGTCCAAAGGTTGTCGAAGAGATAGAACGGGCAAAAGAGCATGGAGATTTACGAGAAAATGCCGAATATCATGCTGCAAAAGAGCGACTCGCGTTTATCGATGCAAGGTTGACGGAGCTTTCAGACCTGTTGGCAAGAGCGCAAGTGATCGATCCAAGCAAACTTCCTCACGACAAAGTGGGATTTGGATCAACGGTGAAGCTTCTTGACATTGAGGAAGAAGAAGAGATTGAATACACGATTGTCGGTTCAACAGAAAGCAACCCCGAACATGGTCTCATCTCTTACAATACACCTCTTGCAAGACAGCTCATCGGCAAAGAGGAGGGAGATGAGATAACGGTGAAACTTCCAAAAGGGGAGATCGATTTTGAGGTTTTAGAAGTCTATTATAAACCGATAAAGTTTGAAGAATGA
- a CDS encoding DUF72 domain-containing protein has translation MSAEAYIGTSGFYYEHWKGVFYPEELPKKEYLRFYMHHFNTVEMNATFYHLPKAKTVQHWLEVAQEGFYYTIKAYRGITHYKKLKDAKDELFRFMHLIKPLKAHLGVILFQLPPSLHKDLELLASFLHILPHGYRYAFEFRHNSWYEEELFELLRRYGVAFCIHDFGKKSTPIVQTAHFVYIRFHGTNGRYVGSYDDATLLWWAKRIESFLHNNSDVYAYFNNDFGGAAVQDAKRLLSFLHAE, from the coding sequence ATGAGCGCTGAGGCCTATATCGGCACAAGCGGATTTTACTATGAACACTGGAAAGGGGTGTTTTATCCCGAGGAGCTACCGAAAAAAGAGTATTTGCGGTTTTATATGCACCATTTCAATACAGTTGAAATGAATGCCACCTTCTATCATCTTCCAAAAGCAAAGACCGTCCAGCATTGGCTGGAGGTGGCACAAGAAGGATTTTACTACACCATCAAAGCTTACAGAGGCATTACGCATTATAAAAAACTCAAAGATGCAAAAGATGAACTCTTTCGTTTTATGCATTTGATTAAACCGCTCAAGGCCCATCTTGGTGTCATTCTTTTTCAATTGCCACCATCTTTGCACAAAGATCTTGAACTTTTGGCCTCCTTTTTACATATTTTGCCGCATGGGTATCGGTACGCTTTTGAATTTCGGCATAACAGTTGGTATGAAGAGGAGTTGTTTGAGTTGCTACGAAGATATGGAGTCGCTTTTTGCATACATGACTTTGGGAAAAAGAGTACCCCTATTGTTCAAACTGCTCATTTTGTCTATATTCGCTTTCACGGAACCAATGGAAGGTATGTGGGTTCATATGATGATGCGACACTTCTTTGGTGGGCAAAAAGAATAGAAAGTTTTTTGCATAATAACAGTGACGTATATGCCTATTTCAATAACGACTTTGGAGGAGCTGCGGTACAGGATGCAAAAAGATTACTATCCTTTTTGCATGCAGAGTAG
- the serB gene encoding phosphoserine phosphatase SerB yields the protein MKLCVFDFDSTLMDGETIDFLAGALGLQEKVAEITEMAMRGELDFFESLITRVKLLEGLEEKKVNEICHSLPFMPGAKETIDTLKKRGYRVVVFSGGFRNATSYAKDVLGLDGDFSNILHAKNGYLTGLVGGEMMFDFSKGDMLQRLQTILNISPDDTVVVGDGANDRSMFAHAKTKIAFCAKEVLKKEANVIVDQKDLRLVLEYAE from the coding sequence ATGAAGCTTTGTGTTTTTGATTTTGATTCTACATTGATGGATGGTGAAACGATCGATTTTTTGGCCGGAGCTTTAGGTTTACAGGAAAAGGTAGCTGAAATTACCGAAATGGCTATGCGGGGAGAGCTCGATTTTTTTGAAAGTCTTATTACACGGGTGAAACTCCTTGAGGGTCTGGAAGAGAAAAAGGTGAATGAGATTTGTCACAGCCTCCCTTTTATGCCAGGGGCAAAAGAGACGATTGATACGCTCAAAAAAAGAGGGTATCGAGTCGTGGTTTTTAGCGGCGGTTTTCGCAATGCCACAAGCTATGCAAAAGATGTATTGGGATTGGATGGAGATTTTAGTAACATCTTGCACGCCAAAAATGGCTATTTGACTGGACTTGTTGGTGGAGAGATGATGTTTGATTTCAGTAAAGGGGACATGCTGCAGCGTTTGCAGACAATTTTAAATATTTCTCCTGACGATACGGTTGTTGTAGGTGACGGGGCCAATGACAGAAGTATGTTTGCCCATGCAAAAACAAAAATCGCTTTTTGCGCCAAAGAGGTTCTGAAAAAAGAAGCAAATGTGATTGTTGATCAAAAAGATCTTCGTTTGGTTTTAGAGTATGCAGAGTAA
- a CDS encoding OadG family protein has product MILEAVKYMILGMGVVYLFLMLMIWVLDWQHKLLLKYFPESFEEPKAEESVTSKREKLKKVAAITAALHHMKNS; this is encoded by the coding sequence ATGATATTGGAAGCCGTAAAGTATATGATCCTTGGAATGGGGGTCGTGTATCTATTTTTAATGTTGATGATATGGGTGTTGGATTGGCAGCACAAGCTTTTGTTGAAATACTTTCCTGAAAGTTTTGAAGAACCCAAAGCCGAGGAAAGCGTTACTTCAAAACGAGAAAAATTGAAAAAAGTAGCTGCCATAACCGCTGCTTTACATCATATGAAAAACTCATAA
- a CDS encoding methylenetetrahydrofolate reductase, with product MFEALVEKLRNGRYISLETTPGHLPTVENIIQKIGQYHLHEKVDAFTTTDNPLAKLKYNAILAAIRLQTKFHKPVIATMSMRDRNKIALQSDLLGANDFDIRAILALTGDPAKISDQPNTKGCFEGDSTLLLDIIKCFNAGIDYAGKEFSIKPKKIYPFAVSNSYAKNSKTLQRKFAKKIEHGAIAIITQPVFDKENITLLLELFEETRSHFQNDKAKSQLILGLFPITKLKTAQFLASHVPGINVPRFWIDELYKAHKDGEKKEYEVGMALSRDLFETMLKMHPKVHIMTANRFEVAHEILT from the coding sequence ATGTTCGAAGCGCTCGTTGAAAAGCTGCGAAATGGTCGCTACATCTCTCTTGAGACAACGCCTGGCCATCTGCCAACGGTAGAAAATATCATCCAAAAAATTGGACAATACCATCTACATGAAAAAGTAGACGCTTTTACAACAACAGATAATCCTCTTGCAAAACTTAAATATAACGCGATCTTGGCGGCTATCCGCTTGCAAACGAAGTTTCATAAACCAGTGATCGCCACTATGAGTATGCGCGATCGCAATAAAATCGCTTTGCAATCCGATCTTTTGGGAGCCAATGATTTTGATATACGAGCCATTTTGGCCCTCACTGGTGATCCGGCAAAAATCAGTGATCAGCCGAATACCAAAGGATGCTTTGAAGGAGACAGTACACTGCTTCTGGATATCATCAAATGTTTCAATGCAGGTATCGATTATGCGGGCAAAGAGTTTTCCATAAAACCAAAAAAGATCTACCCGTTTGCCGTATCCAATTCTTACGCCAAAAATTCAAAAACGTTGCAACGAAAATTTGCTAAAAAAATTGAACACGGTGCAATTGCCATCATCACCCAGCCGGTTTTCGACAAGGAAAATATCACTTTGCTTCTGGAACTTTTTGAAGAGACACGATCACACTTTCAAAATGACAAAGCAAAATCGCAGCTTATTCTTGGCCTTTTTCCTATCACAAAACTCAAAACCGCCCAGTTTCTTGCTTCTCATGTTCCAGGAATCAATGTCCCAAGATTCTGGATCGATGAACTCTATAAAGCCCATAAAGATGGAGAGAAAAAAGAGTATGAAGTGGGTATGGCATTGAGCCGGGATCTTTTCGAAACGATGCTAAAAATGCATCCCAAAGTCCATATTATGACAGCCAACAGATTTGAGGTTGCACATGAAATACTTACTTAG